In Caldilineales bacterium, the following proteins share a genomic window:
- a CDS encoding DUF427 domain-containing protein translates to MPRAIWNGAVLAETDTYEMVEGNVYFPPEAIDRQYFRDSSTHTTCPWKGIASYYSVEVDGQVNKDAAWYYPDPKPAAANIKDHIAFWRGVKVER, encoded by the coding sequence ATGCCACGAGCGATCTGGAACGGCGCTGTCCTGGCCGAAACCGATACCTACGAGATGGTCGAAGGCAATGTCTACTTCCCGCCCGAAGCCATCGATCGGCAGTACTTCCGCGACAGCAGCACCCACACCACCTGCCCTTGGAAGGGCATCGCCAGCTATTATTCGGTCGAGGTGGACGGCCAGGTGAACAAGGACGCCGCCTGGTATTACCCCGACCCCAAACCCGCCGCCGCCAACATCAAAGACCACATCGCCTTCTGGCGGGGGGTCAAGGTCGAGAGGTAG